GCACTATATCATTTATCGCGGTCGGTGTGGAGTTCACTCTGCTCACACTGCTGGCGCGCCAGCGAGCGAAGAAAGCGTCTCTCGACCTCAGGAGCGGGTATCCGGTGGCGACTCTCCTGCACCAATCGGGAGCGTTATCGTCCGGTCACTGGCCAAGAGTGCGAAGAGTGCGAAGAGCGCGTAGAGCGCGGGTTCGTTCGTCCAAATGCCGATGACCCCCAGAATACCGAGGACGCCGAGGCGGTTCACTGGGACTTCCATACTAGAGTGGTTCGATTTCTTCTGGAAAAATCTGTGGGCGATTCCGAAAAGCCGAGAAGTGTCCCGACGGAGCGACCGCTCCGTACCTTTAAATCCGGAGACGTGACGAACCTCGCTCGATGGGACACCGCGCACTCCTCGCGTATCGACGCGACGACGCCGACCGCTCGACTGCCGACGCTCGTGATTCGGACGACGAAACCGCAACCTACGACCTCCACCGCTCGCACTGGGGCGGCGCGGAGTTCGCCCTCCTCGACCACCTTTCGGCCGACGCGCCCTACGCCACGGACACCCAGTTCGCCGTGGACCTCGAGCCGATAGCGACGGACCTCTCGCTGGCCGCCATCGCGGCCGACCACCTCGATTTTCTGCATCACGAAGCGTTCTACCGCGTCTCGGCGGCGTACCGAACGACCGCGTTCCACACGGTCTGGTTCGGTCTCGAAACCGACAGCGAGACCGTCGAGCGGAGCGAGACGGTTGGCCACGGCGCGCTGGTTGAGGCGGTCCCCGAGAACTCGAACTACCTTCGCGGATGGGTCCGTGGGACGAAAGCCACGCTCGGCGAGATGGTGGACCGCGGCGTACTCGACCCCGAGATGGCCCGCGACTTTCTCGCCGCGCGCGTTCGCTCGTGGGGCGACAATCGGGAGGTGATTCTCCCGGAACGCCATCGGTAGTGCCGTCCGTTCGACACGCGCCGTTTTAGTGCGCTCGCCGCCTACGCCGCGGTAGTGACACTCGAAGACGGCGACTCCGCCGAGACCGACGCCTCGGACGCTGGCTCTCGGGCGGCCGACGCGCCGACCGCCGACACGCTCCACCGGCCCGACCCGGCGACCGCCCGCGAGCGCATTGCGGCCGCCATCGACCGCGCCGAGTTGATAACCGTCTTCGGACGCTGTACGGTCGCGTACGACGGCCGGGCCGCCAGCCACCTCGGTCCCGGCGACCGACTGGTCGTCCTCAAACCTGACGGGACCGCGCTGGTCCACACCGACGAGGGCCAACAGCCCGTGAACTGGCAACCGCCGGGATGCGCCCACGAGGTCCGCCTCGCCGACGGCGAGGTCCGCGTCGAGAGCCACCGCACCGCGCCGGACGAAGAGCTAACGGTCGCCTTCGAGCGAGTCGAGCAGGTCTCGACGTTCGACGTGACCGACCGAGGAGACCTCTCGGTGCAGGGAACCGAGGAGGACCTCCGCCAGCGGATTCTGGAGGACCCGGACCTCGTGGAGGCCGGGTTCAAACCGCTGGCAACCGAGCGCGAAACGGCCGCCGGAGCGGTGGACATCTACGGCAAGGACCGCGACGGCGCGACGGTCGTCGTGGAACTCAAGCGCAAGCGCGTCGGCCCGGACGCGGTGGGCCAGTTGGACCGCTACGTCGAGGCGCTGGAGAGAAACCTGCACGCGAACGCCGAGATTCGCGGAATTCTGGTCTCGCCGTCGGTGACCGAACGAGGGCGGCGACTGTTAGCAGAGAAGGGCTTGGAGTTCGTCTCGGTTG
This genomic stretch from Halorussus pelagicus harbors:
- the nucS gene encoding endonuclease NucS; amino-acid sequence: MTLEDGDSAETDASDAGSRAADAPTADTLHRPDPATARERIAAAIDRAELITVFGRCTVAYDGRAASHLGPGDRLVVLKPDGTALVHTDEGQQPVNWQPPGCAHEVRLADGEVRVESHRTAPDEELTVAFERVEQVSTFDVTDRGDLSVQGTEEDLRQRILEDPDLVEAGFKPLATERETAAGAVDIYGKDRDGATVVVELKRKRVGPDAVGQLDRYVEALERNLHANAEIRGILVSPSVTERGRRLLAEKGLEFVSVGPPE
- a CDS encoding DUF6735 family protein, with product MGHRALLAYRRDDADRSTADARDSDDETATYDLHRSHWGGAEFALLDHLSADAPYATDTQFAVDLEPIATDLSLAAIAADHLDFLHHEAFYRVSAAYRTTAFHTVWFGLETDSETVERSETVGHGALVEAVPENSNYLRGWVRGTKATLGEMVDRGVLDPEMARDFLAARVRSWGDNREVILPERHR